A part of Setaria viridis chromosome 8, Setaria_viridis_v4.0, whole genome shotgun sequence genomic DNA contains:
- the LOC117866618 gene encoding F-box protein At2g26160, translated as MEEAPPRGPPVSWSDIPVDLASLVLGRLPAHVDRVRFAAVCPQWRAAALQGGVPPSMPMLLLPDATVYSLPGSEPFRFPGCVGYTDACGTGNWLVFSGEDGCFLRDPFSNTTVTLPALSRARLLQVGDESGDEAGHAWMEIGEERELDAHRIMLCSPHLIAAIFNFRREGITRIAVCQPGASSWWTILVSSPLFVDIVFHKGKLYALNCMDSLFAVDISVDHSTGDPWVSQIQQVIGDLHTCHMIFLPEGVLILRVNYLVESRGALLLVCREMDLRLEAGNWDKIEVLEAEETRFEVYEANFGQSRWAMVTTLGDDQVLFLCQRFGRSVNVSHNEMPGDRIFFIDNDEGFSSVYNKGASSSCSVYDMTDGKVSSPLPMVSWKPGAVFATWLLP; from the coding sequence ATGGAGGAGGCGCCGCCCCGCGGGCCACCGGTGTCGTGGTCGGACATCCCGGTGGATCTCGCCAGCCTCGTCCTCGGCCGCCTGCCTGCGCACGTCGACCGCGTCCGGTTCGCCGCCGTGTGCCCCCAGTGGCGCGCGGCCGCGCTGCAGGGGGGCGTGCCCCCGTCGATGCCGATGCTCCTGCTCCCAGACGCCACCGTGTACAGCCTCCCCGGAAGCGAGCCGTTCCGCTTCCCTGGCTGCGTGGGCTACACGGATGCTTGTGGCACTGGCAACTGGTTGGTGTTCTCAGGCGAGGACGGCTGCTTCCTGAGGGATCCTTTCTCCAACACCACTGTGACGCTTCCGGCTCTGTCCCGCGCTCGACTCCTGCAGGTGGGTGATGAGTCCGGTGACGAGGCAGGGCATGCGTGGATGGAAATAGGCGAAGAAAGGGAGCTAGATGCGCACAGAATTATGTTATGTTCGCCTCACCTCATCGCAGCGATATTCAATTTCAGGAGAGAGGGGATCACTCGGATTGCAGTTTGCCAGCCAGGGGCGTCCTCCTGGTGGACCATACTTGTCAGTAGTCCTCTGTTTGTTGACATTGTGTTCCATAAAGGAAAGCTCTATGCCCTTAACTGCATGGATTCACTTTTTGCTGTTGACATCAGTGTAGACCACAGCACGGGCGATCCATGGGTTTCTCAAATCCAACAAGTAATCGGTGACCTTCACACTTGCCACATGATATTCTTACCTGAGGGAGTCCTAATTCTGAGGGTGAACTACCTAGTTGAATCTCGTGGTGCGTTGCTGTTGGTGTGCCGAGAGATGGACCTCCGGTTGGAAGCAGGAAACTGGGATAAAATTGAAGTTCTTGAAGCTGAAGAGACTAGGTTTGAGGTGTATGAGGCCAATTTTGGCCAGTCACGGTGGGCCATGGTGACAACACTAGGGGATGACCAGGTGCTGTTTCTATGTCAACGGTTCGGCAGATCTGTAAATGTTTCTCATAATGAGATGCCAGGGGATCGCATCTTCTTCATAGACAATGACGAGGGGTTTTCCTCCGTTTACAACAAGGGGGCCTCTAGTTCTTGCAGTGTCTACGACATGACAGACGGCAAGGTGTCCTCCCCTCTGCCAATGGTGTCGTGGAAGCCCGGCGCGGTGTTTGCCACATGGCTCTTACCCTAA
- the LOC117867035 gene encoding disease resistance protein RGA5, producing the protein MELGTGAIGSLLPKLVELLKEEYGFHEGVRKKIKSLSRELESIHAVLRKVGEVHPDQLEELVKLWAHDVRELSYDMEDIVDTFLVRIDDGPEHVDARMLRRLRKKMAKIFKKCKHQRKIAGAIRDMNKRVEEVAARRDRYTVDNVIAKLASPATIDPRMQALYKKTAELVGIEKQSEKLVKILSLGDGVHASDEAMKIVSIVGFGGLGKTTLSKAVYDKHKPAFDCGAFVPVGRDPDMKKVLRDILIDFDYVNPNVMILDERQLINELRKFIHNKRCLFVIDDIWDKKSWELIRCALQHSNCRSRVVVTTRIFEVATHIGDIYKMQPLSRDDSEILLYSRITGGEDRFLDSLSTEACDKILKKCGGVPLAIITIASLLASKSGEDWAKVYNSIGFGDRGNDIVENTRRILSFSYYDLPSHLKPCLLYVSLFREEYGIQKNLLIWKWIAEGFIQNEQATTEIELFELGEGYFNELINRSMIQPMEREDNGYVYGCRVHDMVLDLVRSLSSEEKFTTILDSNDQQKLIGGSNTRRFAVHGRSVEESTTALSWLTYMGLEKVRSFSATNINVVISCFRVLRVLTIEDCSVGEAWGKHRLQHLGSLRHLRYLGILDTQIDELPKEVGDLKFLQTLNLSGTGMQQLPEGVGLLKQLLCLRVNDSITVPSGLIGNLTLLQELKIWPADDASTRQLIKDLGELRELRMLQCTIHVSDESMERDLLESLANLHKIRTLFVFGSALARGITSEEVCFVAPPRCLGQMCLECFKFSALPVWMDSTLVLNLTHLDVTVNLVQEQDMETLGRLPELCYLKLSSDHTRLLSIRKTTGDLHRYFRKLRFFHTPFSFVQFDSHGCESDDDATIAHSIMMPSLESLVFSVYVRFIKDMDIIQPGFENLLGFENVAGTSLQRVTATIQCEDATAAEVEEAKAALAHAADLHPNCPALRIQMENKHKMLSTDREVSGKIQNGAHQHQRKPD; encoded by the exons ATGGAGTTGGGGACGGGGGCGATAGGGAGCCTTCTCCCCAAGCTGGTTGAGCTGCTCAAGGAGGAGTACGGCTTCCACGAGGGCgtaaggaagaagatcaagtctCTCTCACGGGAGCTGGAGAGCATCCATGCCGTCCTCCGCAAGGTCGGCGAGGTGCATCCGGACCAGCTCGAGGAGCTGGTCAAGCTCTGGGCACACGATGTCAGGGAGCTGTCCTACGACATGGAGGACATTGTCGACACTTTCTTGGTGCGCATCGACGACGGTCCTGAGCATGTTGATGCACGCATGCTCAGGCGTCTCCGGAAGAAGATGGCAAAGATCTTCAAGAAGTGCAAGCATCAACGCAAGATTGCTGGAGCTATCCGGGACATGAACAAGAGAGTCGAGGAGGTGGCTGCAAGGCGTGACAGGTACACGGTCGACAACGTTATCGCCAAGCTTGCAAGTCCTGCTACCATTGATCCTCGCATGCAGGCGCTATACAAGAAGACGGCAGAGCTTGTTGGTATTGAGAAGCAGAGCGAAAAGCTCGTAAAGATATTGTCCCTTGGGGATGGTGTTCATGCGTCCGATGAGGCGATGAAGATTGTCTCTATAGTTGGATTCGGAGGACTTGGCAAGACAACTCTTTCCAAAGCAGTCTATGACAAACACAAACCGGCATTTGATTGTGGggcttttgttccggttggccGGGATCCTGACATGAAGAAAGTCTTAAGGGATATTCTCATTGATTTTGACTACGTGAATCCAAATGTGATGATATTGGATGAAAGGCAGCTCATCAATGAACTAAGGAAATTCATCCACAACAAGAG GTGTTTGTTTGTTATTGATGACATATGGGATAAGAAATCATGGGAATTGATCCGATGTGCTTTGCAACATAGTAATTGTCGAAGTAGAGTAGTGGTGACTACTCGTATTTTTGAAGTCGCTACACATATTGGTGATATTTACAAGATGCAACCACTTTCTCGCGATGACTCTGAAATATTACTATATTCTAGAATAACTGGTGGTGAAGACAGATTTCTAGACAGTCTTTCAACCGAGGCATGTGataaaattttgaagaaatgTGGTGGTGTGCCATTAGCTATCATTACAATAGCTAGCTTATTGGCAAGTAAATCAGGGGAGGACTGGGCTAAGGTGTACAATTCTATAGGTTTTGGTGACAGAGGCAATGACATTGTGGAGAATACTAGAAGAATATTGTCATTTAGCTACTATGACCTCCCTTCACATCTAAAGCCTTGCTTGCTGTATGTAAGTTTATTTCGGGAAGAATATGGGATCCAGAAAAATCTTTTGATATGGAAGTGGATAGCTGAAGGTTTTATTCAGAATGAACAAGCAACAACAGAGATAGAACTATTTGAGCTCGGGGAAGGGTACTTCAATGAGCTAATAAATAGAAGCATGATCCAACCGATGGAGAGAGAGGATAACGGGTATGTATATGGTTGTCGTGTTCATGATATGGTGCTTGATCTGGTCCGTTCACTATCGAGTGAAGAAAAGTTCACCACTATATTGGACAGCAATGACCAACAAAAACTCATAGGCGGTAGCAATACTCGCAGATTTGCCGTGCACGGTAGGAGTGTTGAAGAGAGCACAACCGCACTCAGCTGGTTAACATATATGGGTTTGGAGAAAGTGAGGTCGTTTAGTGCAACGAATATTAATGTGGTAATATCATGTTTCCGAGTTCTACGTGTTTTAACTATAGAAGATTGCAGTGTTGGGGAAGCTTGGGGAAAACATAGATTACAGCATTTAGGGAGTTTACGTCACCTGAGGTATCTTGGAATTTTGGATACACAAATTGATGAGCTCCCCAAGGAAGTTGGAGACCTCAAGTTTCTACAAACACTGAATTTGTCAGGTACCGGAATGCAACAGCTGCCGGAGGGTGTGGGCCTGTTGAAACAACTGTTGTGCCTACGTGTCAATGACAGTATAACAGTGCCGTCTGGTTTGATCGGGAACCTTACTTTGTTGCAAGAGCTGAAGATATGGCCGGCTGATGATGCGTCAACAAGGCAGCTCATCAAGGACCTGGGCGAGTTGAGAGAACTAAGGATGCTCCAGTGTACCATTCATGTAAGCGATGAGAGCATGGAGAGAGATTTGCTGGAATCGCTTGCAAATCTCCACAAGATCCGCACCTTATTTGTTTTTGGCTCAGCATTGGCGAGAGGCATCACAAGTGAAGAAGTATGTTTTGTGGCTCCTCCTCGGTGCCTTGGACAGATGTGTTTGGAATGCTTCAAGTTCTCTGCACTACCGGTATGGATGGACTCGACACTCGTTTTGAACCTCACCCATCTGGATGTGACAGTGAATTTGGTGCAAGAACAGGACATGGAAACCCTTGGGAGGCTACCAGAGCTCTGTTATCTCAAACTGAGTTCAGATCACACCAGACTATTAAGCATAAGGAAGACCACTGGTGATCTGCACCGCTACTTCCGGAAGTTGAGATTCTTTCACACTCCCTTTTCGTTTGTCCAGTTTGATTCACACGGCTGCGAAAGCGACGACGATGCAACCATAGCACATTCCATCATGATGCCAAGCCTTGAATCCCTTGTGTTTTCTGTTTATGTGCGGTTCATAAAAGATATGGACATTATTCAGCCTGGCTTTGAGAATCTGCTTGGCTTCGAAAATGTTGCTGGTACTTCGCTCCAGAGGGTTACTGCTACGATCCAGTGTGAGGATGCTACTGctgcggaggtggaggaagcgAAGGCAGCATTGGCACATGCAGCTGATCTCCATCCCAACTGTCCCGCCCTTAGAATTCAGATGGAGAATAAGCATAAGATGCTCTCAACTGACCGAGAG GTTTCTGGAAAGATCCAGAATGGTGCCCATCAGCACCAGAGGAAACCAGACTGA